In Solanum pennellii chromosome 3, SPENNV200, a single window of DNA contains:
- the LOC107012793 gene encoding uncharacterized protein LOC107012793 isoform X1 has protein sequence MAAIVCYGPLIDLSKAAAHIDEYVQLLVFVHNITPIQYKLWGKGGAEVIRTDIQVADDTRPFFPVTIWNKQLASTLVAGDIILLQNVKITRVSGLIEARTVHCSTLQCIVHSYKSIASKGVNDLMRSCRIGAASKDKLQKIVTLLQQGAGVELKNHQASINWKVHEATKSQDCISLKCLSDLPDSCKATIYASVGELFLPITWRHLPESDVESMFISKRLYVHSDCNVADDLITAGCHLCGTPLSDESGSGSIKNASSLYCQGSSNHLHAVSMIYRPFMLYVWDDAMYVPLLVKNQAAEVLFGNIRAEEVFSCYQRLKDGTNHASDLVFRRKGTTESTVIKHSVGGEGVSVTDTSRTNEGKELKEKNKYNARPNFYLIWLILLKLLLQQENNSPLKFKVTINATRDCECGRYEMISFSLPSSLSDVNQV, from the exons atggcGGCAATAGTGTGTTATGGTCCTCTAATCGATCTCTCTAAAGCAGCAGCTCACATCGACGAGTACGTTCAACTCCTCGTTTTTGTTCACAATATCACCCCAATTCAG TACAAGCTATGGGGAAAAGGTGGAGCAGAGGTCATAAGGACCGACATACAGGTGGCTGACGATACCCGTCCTTTTTTTCCTGTTACAATATGGAACAAGCAATTGGCATCCACATTGGTTGCTGGAGATATCATTTTGCTTCAAA ATGTTAAGATTACAAGAGTTAGTGGACTAATTGAGGCTAGAACTGTACATTGCTCAACTTTGCAATGTATAGTCCATTCATACAAGTCAATTGCTTCTAAAG GTGTGAATGATCTGATGCGCAGCTGTCGAATTGGTGCGGCATCAAAGGATAAGCTTCAGAAAATTGTTACATTGCTGCAGCAGGGAGCTGGTGTTGAATTGAAAAACCATCAA GCATCTATTAATTGGAAAGTGCATGAAGCGACGAAATCTCAGGATTGCATCTCTCTTAAATGTTTGTCTGATCTTCCTGATTCCTGCAAGGCAACCATATATGCATCTGTTGGTGAATTATTTCTGCCAATTACCTGGAGACATCTTCCTGAATCTGATGTTGAAAGCATGTTCATTAGCAAGAGGCTATATGTACACTCAGATTGCAATGTGGCTGATGATCTGATTACTGCTGGCTGCCATTTATGCGGTACTCCTTTGAGTGATGAATCTGG TTCAGGCAGTATTAAAAATGCCTCATCACTCTATTGTCAGGGGAGCTCCAATCACCTTCATGCAGTGAGCATGATATATCGACCTTTCATG CTCTATGTGTGGGATGATGCAATGTATGTTCCACTTCTTGTTAAAAACCAGGCAGCTGAAGTGTTGTTTGGAAACATCAGAGCAGAAGAAGTGTTCTCTTGTTACCAAAGGTTGAAGGATGGAACCAATCATGCTTCAGATTTAGTCTTCCGAAGGAAGGGCACGACAGAAAGTACGGTAATTAAACATAGTGTTGGTGGGGAAGGTGTTTCAGTCACTGACACATCACGCACCAATGAGGGCaaggaattgaaagaaaaaaataaatataatgcaAGACCAAATTTCTATTTGATTTGGTTGATTTTGTTGAAGTTGCTACTGCAACAGGAGAATAACAGTCCTTTGAAATTTAAAGTTACTATTAATGCAACCAGAGATTGCGAATGTGGGAGGTACGAGATGATCTCTTTTTCTCTGCCATCCTCTTTATCTGATGTCAATCAAGTATAG
- the LOC107012793 gene encoding uncharacterized protein LOC107012793 isoform X2, producing the protein MGKRWSRGHKDRHTDVKITRVSGLIEARTVHCSTLQCIVHSYKSIASKGVNDLMRSCRIGAASKDKLQKIVTLLQQGAGVELKNHQASINWKVHEATKSQDCISLKCLSDLPDSCKATIYASVGELFLPITWRHLPESDVESMFISKRLYVHSDCNVADDLITAGCHLCGTPLSDESGSGSIKNASSLYCQGSSNHLHAVSMIYRPFMLYVWDDAMYVPLLVKNQAAEVLFGNIRAEEVFSCYQRLKDGTNHASDLVFRRKGTTESTVIKHSVGGEGVSVTDTSRTNEGKELKEKNKYNARPNFYLIWLILLKLLLQQENNSPLKFKVTINATRDCECGRYEMISFSLPSSLSDVNQV; encoded by the exons ATGGGGAAAAGGTGGAGCAGAGGTCATAAGGACCGACATACAG ATGTTAAGATTACAAGAGTTAGTGGACTAATTGAGGCTAGAACTGTACATTGCTCAACTTTGCAATGTATAGTCCATTCATACAAGTCAATTGCTTCTAAAG GTGTGAATGATCTGATGCGCAGCTGTCGAATTGGTGCGGCATCAAAGGATAAGCTTCAGAAAATTGTTACATTGCTGCAGCAGGGAGCTGGTGTTGAATTGAAAAACCATCAA GCATCTATTAATTGGAAAGTGCATGAAGCGACGAAATCTCAGGATTGCATCTCTCTTAAATGTTTGTCTGATCTTCCTGATTCCTGCAAGGCAACCATATATGCATCTGTTGGTGAATTATTTCTGCCAATTACCTGGAGACATCTTCCTGAATCTGATGTTGAAAGCATGTTCATTAGCAAGAGGCTATATGTACACTCAGATTGCAATGTGGCTGATGATCTGATTACTGCTGGCTGCCATTTATGCGGTACTCCTTTGAGTGATGAATCTGG TTCAGGCAGTATTAAAAATGCCTCATCACTCTATTGTCAGGGGAGCTCCAATCACCTTCATGCAGTGAGCATGATATATCGACCTTTCATG CTCTATGTGTGGGATGATGCAATGTATGTTCCACTTCTTGTTAAAAACCAGGCAGCTGAAGTGTTGTTTGGAAACATCAGAGCAGAAGAAGTGTTCTCTTGTTACCAAAGGTTGAAGGATGGAACCAATCATGCTTCAGATTTAGTCTTCCGAAGGAAGGGCACGACAGAAAGTACGGTAATTAAACATAGTGTTGGTGGGGAAGGTGTTTCAGTCACTGACACATCACGCACCAATGAGGGCaaggaattgaaagaaaaaaataaatataatgcaAGACCAAATTTCTATTTGATTTGGTTGATTTTGTTGAAGTTGCTACTGCAACAGGAGAATAACAGTCCTTTGAAATTTAAAGTTACTATTAATGCAACCAGAGATTGCGAATGTGGGAGGTACGAGATGATCTCTTTTTCTCTGCCATCCTCTTTATCTGATGTCAATCAAGTATAG
- the LOC107012548 gene encoding uncharacterized protein LOC107012548 — protein MAAQEEVKQLAECSVSNALGTWVFSVAGALLAIPVGIKRKSLAPLVFFGTTGTMLDIIMGISACEREHAERQMKLLEEAQGSAAVDTLTDAATEH, from the exons ATGGCTGCTCAAGAGGAAGTTAAACAACTGGCAGAGTGCTCAGTCTCCAA TGCTCTGGGGACATGGGTTTTCTCTGTAGCTGGTGCCCTGCTTGCGATTCCAGTGGGTATTAAACGGAAATCTTTGGCACCCCTTGTATTCTTTGGCACAACTGGTACGATGCTAGATATAATTATGGGTATCAGTGCTTGTGAAAGGGAGCATGCAGAACGGCAAATGAAGCTTTTGGAAGAAGCACAAGGATCTGCAGCTGTTGATACCTTGACTGATGCAGCCACTGAACATTGA
- the LOC107014850 gene encoding probable aquaporin TIP5-1, which translates to MASLASRLQHSVTPNALRSYLAEFLSTFFFVFAAAGASMSTRKMVPDATSDPSSLVAIAVANAFALSVAVYISANISGGHVNPAVTFGMAVGGHISIPMSIFYWISQMIGSVTACLLLKFTNQQVPTHGIPQEMTGFGAAVLEGVMTFGLVYTVYAAADPRRCVHAAIGPLAIGLMLGANVMASGPFTGGSMNPAYSFGSAVVKGSFGNQAVYWIGPFIGAAIAGLVHDNVVFPLQVTESLRGMGGGIVAV; encoded by the exons ATGGCGTCTCTTGCTTCCCGCTTGCAACACTCTGTCACTCCCAATGCCCTCAGATCCTATCTCGCTGAGTTTCTCTCAACTTTCTTTTTCGTCTTTGCCGCTGCCGGTGCTTCCATGTCCACCA GGAAAATGGTGCCTGATGCGACATCAGATCCATCTAGCCTAGTGGCAATTGCAGTTGCAAATGCGTTTGCTTTGTCCGTTGCAGTGTATATATCAGCCAATATCTCTGGAGGGCACGTGAATCCCGCTGTCACGTTTGGAATGGCGGTAGGAGGCCATATAAGTATTCCCATGTCTATATTCTACTGGATTTCTCAAATGATTGGCTCTGTCACCGCTTGCCTTCTTCTCAAATTCACTAATCAG CAAGTCCCAACACATGGAATTCCCCAAGAGATGACTGGTTTTGGAGCAGCAGTACTCGAAGGCGTGATGACATTTGGTCTAGTGTACACAGTTTATGCAGCTGCTGATCCTAGGAGGTGCGTCCATGCAGCAATTGGGCCATTGGCTATTGGCCTGATGTTGGGAGCAAACGTCATGGCTTCGGGGCCATTTACTGGGGGATCGATGAACCCTGCTTACTCATTTGGCTCTGCTGTTGTCAAAGGGAGCTTCGGGAATCAAGCAGTGTACTGGATTGGACCTTTCATTGGTGCAGCTATAGCAGGACTTGTGCATGATAATGTGGTCTTCCCTTTACAAGTGACTGAGTCTTTGAGGGGAATGGGTGGTGGAATTGTTGCTGTTTAA
- the LOC107014849 gene encoding putative nitric oxide synthase, which yields MPSKLLALSSLSSICPFSIPNSSPTNLNLYRYQSTKPTLIFCKSTEAQTISESEPEGYGAAAPTRGDIYLQRQQVVAASSSVLATTKKKKKKKDNIFKISKLAPCCYGCGAPLHTSEVDAPGYVDQETYDLKKKHHQLRKILCGRCRLLSHGHMITAVGGNGGYSGGKQFVTAEELREKLSHVRHEKALIVKLVDIVDFNGSFLARVRDLAGANPIILVITKVDLLPKDTDLNCVGDWVVEATMKKKLNVLSVHLTSSKSLVGISGVVSEIQKEKKGRDVYILGSANVGKSAFINALLNTMSYKDPVAASARKYKPIQSAVPGTTLGPIPIDAFLGGEKLYDTPGVHLHHRQAAVIHAEDLPTLAPQSRLRGQVIPSSGRNLDSQIANRMRSSGLTGLSIFWGGLVRIDVFKVLPETCLTFYGPKALQIHVVATEEADEFYQKELGVLLTPPTGKGKADDWMGLETKRQLQIKYEDIERPTCDVAISGLGWFSVVPVNKSAGISNPISEVTAEELTFVVHVPKPVEIFVRSPMPVGKAGGQWYDYRELTEEELEVRPKWFF from the exons ATGCCGTCTAAACTCCTAGCTCTATCCTCCTTATCTTCAATTTGCCCATTCTCTATACCCAATTCCTCCCCTACTAACCTCAACCTCTACAGATATCAATCTACTAAACCCACTCTTATCTTCTGCAAATCCACTGAAGCCCAAACTATCTCAGAATCCGAACCCGAGGGCTATGGAGCTGCCGCCCCAACCCGAGGTGACATATATCTACAACGCCAACAGGTCGTCGCTGCATCTTCATCGGTGCTAGCCACaactaagaagaaaaagaagaagaaggataatatcttcaaaatttccaaattggCTCCTTGCTGTTACGGCTGTGGAGCTCCGTTACACACATCGGAAGTGGATGCTCCAGGTTATGTTGACCAGGAGACATACGATTTG AAAAAGAAACATCATCAATTACGTAAAATTCTTTGTGGACGGTGTCGCCTGTTGTCTCATGGGCACATGATAACTGCAGTAGGTGGAAATGGAGGTTATTCTGGAGGAAAGCAATTTGTTACAGCAGAAGAGCTTCGAGAAAAGTTGTCTCATGTGCGCCATGAGAAAGCTTTGATTGTTAAATTG GTTGATATTGTAGACTTCAATGGAAGTTTTTTGGCTCGTGTCCGAGATCTTGCTGGTGCAAATCCCATAATTTTGGTTATAACTAAG GTGGATCTTCTTCCAAAAGATACTGATCTTAATTGTGTTGGTGACTGGGTTGTGGAGGCCACAATGAAGAAGAAGCTGAA TGTTCTGAGTGTTCATTTAACAAGTTCAAAGTCATTGGTTGGAATCTCCGGGGTGGTGTCAGAAAtccaaaaggagaaaaag GGAAGGGATGTATACATTCTG GGCTCAGCGAACGTGGGAAAATCTGCATTCATCAATGCACTGTTAA ATACAATGTCATATAAGGACCCAGTTGCAGCCTCTGCTCGGAAATACAAACCAATACAATCAGCTGTTCCCGGAACGACATTGGGTCCAATCCCAATTGATGCTTTCCTTGGTGGTGAA AAATTGTATGATACCCCTGGAGTTCATCTTCATCATAGGCAAGCTGCAGTTATTCACGCGGAAGATCTCCCTACTCTTGCTCCTCAAAGTCGTCTTCGGGGTCAAGTTATTCCA AGTTCTGGGCGAAACTTGGACTCGCAGATAGCTAACCGAATGAGATCAAGTGGCTTGACTGGATTATCAATATTTTGGGGAGGCCTTGTTCGAATTGACGTTTTTAAG GTTCTCCCAGAGACTTGTTTGACATTCTATGGACCCAAGGCGTTGCAAATTCATGTAGTGGCTACTGAAGAAGCAGATGAATTCTACCAG AAAGAACTCGGAGTTCTATTGACACCTCCGACAGGAAAAGGAAAGGCAGATGACTGGATGGGACTTGAAACAAAGCGGCAGTTACAAATTAAGTATGAAGATATTGAGAG ACCTACCTGCGATGTGGCTATATCTGGTCTTGGATGGTTTTCCGTTGTACCAGTTAATAAATCAGCCGGAATATCTAATCCAATTTCAGAAGTTACAGCTGAAGAGCTTACTTTTGTTGTCCATGTTCCGAAGCCAGTAGAGATTTTTGTTCGATCTCCTATGCCTGTGGGCAAAGCAGGAGGACAGTGGTACGACTACAGGGAGTTGACAGAGGAGGAATTAGAAGTGAGACCAAAATGGTTTTTCTGA